Below is a genomic region from Paenibacillus rhizovicinus.
CACTCCGATCGCGACGCCGTACAGACCAAGGAATCCTCCTGCGACGAGCAGCGGGAAACGCAGCATACGAAACGGCAATGCCAAGCTGTAGCTGGGAAAAGCGAACGATGCAATTCCGGTGCCGGCAACGATCATTACGATTGGTGCCGAGATGAATCCGGCTTGGACGGCCGCCTCCCCGATTACGAGCGCGCCTACGATGCTGACGGCAGAACCGATCGCTTTAGGCAAACGAAGGCCGGCTTCCCGCAGTCCTTCGAACATCAACTCCATCAGCAGCGTCTCGATGACGGTCGGAAACGGGATTCCTTCCCTGGAAGCGGATATGCTCAACATTAGAGCAAGGGGAATCATTTGCGGATGGAACGTCGTAAGCGCAACGTACACGGAAGGCAGCAAGCACGACAGAATAGCAAGCAGCAGCCGTAGAATTCTCACTGCCGAGACGTAGATGAAGCGTTCATAGTGGTCTTCCGCCGCTTGAAGTCCAGCCCAAAATGTCATCGGCAGCAGCAAGGCGTTCGGAGATCCATCGACAATGATGGCTACCCTGCCTGCCAATAAACTTGCAGATACCGTATCCGGACGTTCCGTATTTTGAATTTGCGGAAATAGGGATAAGCTCTTGTCCTCTATGTATTCCTCTATATAAGCGGGATCCAGTACTTGATTCGTGCGCACGGATTGAAGTCTTCTATGAACCTCTTCCAGCAGCCCCGGTTTGACCTTCTCCTCCACATAGGCAACGACGTACTCCGTGTTGGTTAGCTCGCCTGCCAGATGCATTTCGAACTTTAACGAAGGATGGCTGATTTTTCTTCGTATCAGGCTTAAATTCGTTTTGAGGTCTTCCGTGAATCCTTCCCGCGGACCGCGAATGGCCGCTTCATTCGACGGCTCATTGATTGCGCGTTGTTTGAACGAGGCCAGATCCGCCAAGAATGCGAAAGGCTGGCCTTCCACGAAAATAGCCGTGCCGCCTTTTAAGACTTTGGCCACGACTTCCGATAAACGATAAACGCTTGTATATTGTGCCAAACGATTCAAGTCTCGCGTAATCATGCAGGCCGAAATAATAGCTTCTAATTTATTGGAATCCGTCAGCTCTTCGATATAAACGAGCAGGATTTCCGAGTGATCCGACATTTTTAAAGGTCTAAATACGATGTCTGCGCAATTATGGAACACATGCCGCAGCGCATCGTGATTCACGCTGACGCGTTCATTCACGTCCACCGGAAGATTAGCGTTCATGTGACATCCCACCTACGTTCACTGGTTGCGAGTTGATGAAGCCGAAAGGGAAGCATAGTAATCACTATGCTTCCCTGAAATTCCCAGCCTATTCATAGGCGCCGCGGACGTCACGGCTTCTTTCCTTTCCTTTCCTTTCCTTTCCTGATTGGATGCTTTCGGTCGCCTTGATTTGTCCGATTATGCCGATGGAGATGATATCTTCTAGACCCTCCCATGTGTTGTCGAATTTAAAGTATATTATCAGCCTTATGTTTCAGCAGGTTACTGTACTTTTGTTACGTATAGACAAACTATGTAAATAAAAAAAGCCGGCATCGCCGGCTTCTTTAGCATAACAAAGCTAATCCTCACTTCTTCGCCTTATAAAACTCATGGTACAGCTTCATCAGCGCCCGCTTCTCGATGCGCGACACGTACGAGCGCGAAATGCCGAGCTCCTTCGCGATTTCCCGCTGCGTCCGTTCCTCCCCGCCGGTGATGAGGCCGAACCGTCCGACGACGACTTCTTTCTCCCGTTCGTCCAATATGTCCAGGTTTTTATATATTTTGCTCTTCTCGATTTTCAATTGCACCCGATCCGCGACTTCGTCCGCTTCCGTGCCGAGGATATCGATGAGGGTGATTTCGTTGCCCTCTTTGTCCGTTCCGATCGGATCGTGCAGGGACACGTCCTTGCGGGTCTTCTTGAGCGACCGAAGATGCATAAGTATTTCGTTTTCTATACAACGAGCAGCGAACGTCGCGAGCTTCGTACCTTTTCCCGTCTGAAAGCTTTCGATCGCCTTGATTAATCCGATCGTGCCGATGGAGATGAGATCTTCCAGCCCTTCGCCCGTGTTGTCGAATTTCTTCACGATGTGAGCCACGAGACGCAGATTGTGCTCGATAAGCAAATTACGCGACTGCTGGTTTCCTTCCGCCATTAGCTGAAGATGCCGAAGCTCCTCCTCTTCTTGCAGCGGCTGGGGAAAAGCATTGTTTTTGACATAGGAGACAAGAAGCGACAGCTGTTTAATGAACAATGCGATTGCAGCAAAAAATCCAGGCATAATACGGCCACCCCCACGATGTAATGGCCGGGCAAGCTCATTAAACTCCCCGACGATTCGAGACTGTTCTACATTCTATGTGGGTGAGCGCCTAGAAGTGCATGTACCTGTATGGATGTTCCGTTTATAACGATGGACTACGCCGGTTCTTAACTGTCAGCCTCTTTGCTCCTTCGGCTTCTTTGCATCCATAACGAAGGACCATGGCCCTCCGCCATAGTCCTTCGTTCTTCGTCATGATCAAGGATGCAGCGGCGCAAGCCGTACATCCGCGTTATCTGCAATCAGCGTATAAAACTCGGGAACCTTCGGATTCGTCGCACCGGGGATCTCCTCGAACGTCCGGATATACAGCCCAGTCGAAGCGATCGCGGTAATGATGTCGCCGACCGTCCAGCCTCGCACCAGCACTTTGTTCAGACCGGACTGCTCTTCCTCGGGCAGCAGTTTTCCAAAAGCCACGTCGCCTTCCTTCAAGCTCTCGTCGAAGTAATCGCCGCTCGGCTGGCTCAGATTCGTCGTGTTCAGCCAGGCGCGCGCGAAGGGATGGAAGTCCGTCAACAGGAACCGGCCGCCAGCGCCAAGCCTGTGGCGGACGACCGAGAAGATGTCGTTCAAGTTCGTGAAATAGTGCAGCACCCCGAATTCCATCAACACGAAATCGAATTGCCCAAGCCTCTCTTCATCCGGAATCCGCAAGGCGTCCGAACAGATATACGTCAGATTCACGCCCGCAGCAGCCGCAACCTCCAAGGCATATAAGCGATTTTCTTCCGAGATATCCACGACGGTTACCTCTGCCCCCTGCATCGCCATCGCGATTGCCTTTCGGCCATGGGAACCAAGCAGGTTCAGCACGCGCTTCCCCTTCAGATCGCCCGTATATTTCAACCAATACCGCAAGTTGTGCATACCGCTCTGCTTCAGTTCCTCCGCAAGCTCCGCTGGCGTTCCGTAGCTATGTACCCATGCCTGGTACGCCTTCGTTTCCCACGCCGCCTTGTTCGCTTTCGCTACTTGCTCATGCAACGTTCATCCCTCCCAGGTGGATGCGACTTATACAGATGGATTATTCTACCAGATCGAGTCTGAATGTCAACCGTTCCGGACTGTCATGTTGGGGTTGAGTCCTCCTGCACCGTCCCGAACGTTATCTTCATGCCAGGCGCGTAAGCGGCGAAGACGGAAGCGTTGAATTCGCGCGATAAGCGATGCTCGGCCTCGTACAGACGGTCGGCTTCGACCGGCGACATGCCCCGCTCGAGCAATTGCAAGGTGAACGGTTCGCGCTCGCCGGGATCGGCGATTCGTATCCCCTCGAACAGCCGTGCCCGCTCCTCCTCGTCCATGCCCGGGTCATGTAGGTTCACTTTATCGCTCAGCCGGCACTGCACGCCGCCCAGCCCGATTCGGGCGAACAGCTTCGGCAGCTTCAAGCCGATGTTGCCGTCCTTCCCCGTCCGGCGGCGGTCGCGCTCGTACAATTCCTGAAGCAAGCCCAGCGGCGTGACGTCCAATTGCTCGATCCCTTCGTAATCATAGTTGGCCGCGTTGCCGATCCAGTGGGGCTCGAACGCGATCACGAGCCCGCCGGGACGCACGCATCCTGCCATGGCGCGAAGCAGCGCCTCCGGATCGGCCATATGAAGGAGCACGGCATGGCAGACCGCGATGTCGTATTTGCGTTCGACCGCCGTCTTCGTTATATCCCCGACCGTGAACGACGTCTTGTACGGCGCATGCCTGAAGAGAGCGCGCGCGTGTTCGATCAGCCCGGCGCCCATGTCCATGCCGTCGTAGGCCGAGCCTTCGGGCAGCAGCGGCAGCAGCCTTGCTCCCATATGGCCGAAGCCGCAGCCAAAATCCATGATATGCATGGGCTTGTCGATCTTCCAGACGCGTTCTACCAGAAACTGCACATAATCATCGTTGTAATACAAGCGCTCCGATGCTTTCAAGTAATCAATTTTACCGTCCCAATAATACGTTTCCATGGTCCAACTCCCTGCTCATACTCGCGCCGCGGTCGCTGTAATAACCATACAGGTTTGGCGAAAAAAACAGTAGACTTATGCTGGAAAAATATATATTCTATTATGTATCGATGCCATTTTTACGCGTATCCACATCCGATAAATCATACGAAGAGCCACCGTCTAACACGACGGTGGCTCTTGCTTTTCTTGCTATTATTCCGGGCTTAATCGATCTCGCCTTATTTGCACGCTCTAGTTATTCCCACGCCATATCCGCCTGCTCCAGCAGCCGTTTCAACGCGCGGACAGCCGTCACGACGCGTTTGGGATTGCTGGCATGCGGCATGTAATCGTGCAGATGCGGCTCTACGGACAGGAATCCGGCGTACTCGCGCTCCCGAAGCGCTGGCAGCAGCCGATCGATCTGACCGTCTCCCTCGCCGGCCGGCACGAATCGCCTCGGCTCGGCTGTCGCATCCTTCACATGGATGTAAGCCGCGTACGATTGCAATTTCGGATAGGCATCCGTCATCGGCTTCACGCCGTTGATGACGAAGTTGCCCGGATCAAGCGCAAGCCGAAGGGAGTCCGATGCGCAATGCTGCAGGATGTCCAGACAGCGGTCGTCCTTAGCGCCGTACAGATGATCGTCATTCTCCAGTATAAGCGTGACATGATGCTGCGCGGCGATATCGGCCAGCTGCTTCATGCGGCTCAGCACTTCGTCCCGGCAGTCGTCCAAGCTGGCGTTCTCCGGCAAGTAATACGAGAACACCCGGATATATGGCGTCTCCAGTGCATGCGCGGCCGCGATCGCCCGATGCAAGCTCTCGATTTGCGGCGCGAAATCGTCTTGGAGCGCGTATTTGCCAATCGGCGACGCGATGGACGAGATGCCGAAGCCGCGTTCTTTGGTCATCGCGCGGATTTGCCGGAGCTCTTCTCCGGTCAAATCGAGGACATTCTTGCCCCATACGCCGCGAACCTCGATATGGCGAAGTCCCTCCTGCTGCAGCACATCCAACTGTTCTTCCAAGTCATGCGAAATCTCATCGGCGAAGCATGTGAGTTTAACGGCAGCCATGTTCGTTCTCTCCTCCTATTTGGTCGTCCCGAAGGAAGCGGACATGTCTGGGTTTGCAGCCGGCGCTTGGACGGCCTTCTTCACATAGTTCGAGGTGCGAATCCGCTCTTCCAGCTCCGCTTGGAAAGCGTTGCCGTCAATCGGCACCGTAACGGGCCGCTTCTGGAAGGAAGACAGCATGATGCCATTGGCTAACGTAAGCGAACCAAGCCCTTCCGGTCCTTCCGCAATCAGGTCGACCTGTTGGCCGAGCAGCCGCTGCACCAGCCGTTCCGTTACGACGTGATGCCCGTTCGGAACGTTCGTGTCGACCGCGATCTCCTCCGGCGCAATATCCCATTCGGCAAAACGCTGATCCGTCTCCTGCGAGAACGCGAGCATCGATTGCGGATATTTATAATAAAGCAGCTTGTTATTTTCCAAAATGAGCTTGCCTAGATCGCCCACGATTTCCATCCGGTTCGTACCCGGCAGCTCCGCCGTCGTCACGATCAGATGGCCGACCATGCCGGATGCATGCTCGAAATAAGCCGTTACTTCGTCCTCTACCTCGATATCGTGGTATTTGCCGATATGGGCATGACCCGAGATCAAGTCCGGCAAACCGAACAGCCATTGATACATATCCAGCGTATGCGGACATTGATTGGTCAGAATGCCTCCGCCCTCGCCAGCCCATGTCGCGCGCCAGCCGCCGCTGTCGTAATACGCTTGGGAACGAAACCATTTGGTATGAATCCATGTCGCGCGCGTCAGCTTGCCCAGTGCGCCGCTTTCCATGATTTCCTTGAGTTTGGCGTAGAAAGGCAGCGTCCGCTCCTGGAACATAATGGCGAATTGCAGGTCCGGCTTCTGCCCTTTGGCCGCTTCATAGGCTTGAATCATCGCCTTGGCGGCATTGACATGAACCGCGATCGGCTTCTCGCACAGGACATGAATGCCCCGCTTGAACGCTTCGATCGCAATGGCAGGATGATCGTAATGCGGTACCGCAATGATGACAACGTCCAGTTCGGCTTGATCCAGTAAATCGATGGCGTCATAATAGGCTCTTGCCCCGCAAACCTTCGCCGTTGCGTCCGCCTTCTCCTTGTCCGTGTCGCAGACGCCGACTAATGCCACATGATCCATGCTGCGCAAATAGTTCACATGATGCTGCCCAATGCTGCCGATCCCGACAAGCCCGAATTTAATGATACGATCGCTCATTTGTCCGCCTCCCGTATGCTTTGGAATACAACCCTACCCTCTCATCCTATCGAATTCCAAGTACAACTTCCTTGACGAAATTGCGCTCAAAGTGGATAATATTGCTCAAAATCACAGGGAGGAACGGCAGGATGATCAACGACTATATCGCCCGGCTCGACGACCATGTGAAATTCCTCCATGCGACGCGTCAACCGTCGTTCAATATTCATTTCCATTTGCATCAGGGCTGCGAAATGTTCTTCCTCATACGGGGCGACGTGAATTATTTCGTGGACAAAGCCGTTTATCGGCTGCGAATCGGCGATCTCATCATTACGAACGAGCATGAAATTCATAAGCCGGCCCTCACGACGGATGCGCCGTACGAGCGGGTGACGATTGAATTCGATCCGGCGCTGGTCGCCCTATTCCAGACGAACGAGCTGAACCTGCTTCAATGCTTCTATGACCGGCCCATCGGCGAGCATAACAAGATCAGGCTGAGCGAGCACGAACGCGCGGCGCTTGAGGCGCTGTTCGCCAAATACGACGAGCTTCAGAAGCAGCCTTATCCCGAAACGCCGGTCGTCAAACTGGGCTGCCTGCTCGAAATCCTCGTTCTCGTGCAGCGCTGTTTCTATAAGAACAAAGACAAGGACAGCGGATTGGACCTGCCTCCGCAGCTCGCCCCGGTGATCGCTTATCTCGACCGGCATCTGGCCGAAGATTTATCGCTGGAACGGCTGGAGGGCTTGTTCTTCATCAGCAAATACCATCTAAGCCGGCTGTTCAAGAAGCATACCGGGAGCACGATCCATGAATACATCCTTTACAAGCGCATCGCCTTGGCCAAAACTCTGCTCCGGGAAGGACGCAGCGTAACCGAAGCCAGCATGGATGCAGGCTTTAACGATTATTCGGGCTTCCTCCGCGTGTTCAAGAAGAAAGTCGGTCTCCTGCCCAGACAATACGCCAAGCAGCACTATGCATCCCCGGGCAAGTGAATGGACGTACCAATAACCCCGTCAGCCATTGACGGGGTTTTGCTAGGTTTTGTTTTCCATAGAAAGATCGTTGTTAAGCGCTTATCCATTACGTATTTTCTTCGGGTCTGTACTCCAAAACATCCCCAGGCTGGCAATCTAACGCCTTGCATATGGCTTCTAACGTCGAAATCCGGACGGCTTTCGCCTTTCCGTTCTTCAATATGGATAGGTTAGCCATGGTGATTCCGACTCTCTCCGAAAGCTCCGTGACGCTCATTTTCCGCTTCGCCAGCATCACGTCAATATTAATTATAATGGCCATGTTTTCACCTCGGACCGTCAATTATGTACCCATTAAGTCGGTTGCATATAACCCGCTGTTCATTCGCCTTTAGACAATGAAGTCATTCTCCGATTTCAAATCGACAGCTTCTTTCAAAAGCCGCTCTAGGATAGAAGCAAACACGGCGATAACCAGCGAAGCCAATATAATGATGAGCCCCAATAATCCAATGGGTGGGTCAACTTTCTTCGCAATAAGCCGAAGGAGCGGCATGCCCAATACATACAAACCGCTGATCGCAATCGCGCAGTACTTGATCTTCTTTAACGCTTGGACAGCTAATTCCGAGAACGCCTTGTTCTCGTCTATGTACCGTAGAAGGGTGAAAGCCTGATAGAGAGCGATATAATAAGGCACAGCCGCTCCGTACATCACGGCGAAAACGAGATAATTCATCGGGCCGATATTCGGATACGATTTTGCTGCGAAATTCCCGATCTCGGGCACTGCGAATACGCATAAGGCAAGAACCGGGATGCCCATCAAAATAACGGCTGCCTTTAAAAATAACGTTGTTCCTCGTTTCATAAGAAGCACCTCGTCGTCCTCATACTGTTGGCATGCGCAATCGTGTCCGTCAGACCGTTAATTCATTCTCGGCTTTAATATCGATGGCGTTCCGTAACAGCTTCTGCAATACCGCGGCGAAGACCGCAATGACCAAGGAGGCGAAAATCATGAGCATTCCGATGACGATCACCCCTGGGGAATCGTCTCTCTCAGCCAGGAGATAGAAGAGCGGCATCCCCGCTGCATACAAAACGCTGATTGTGAACGCGCAGTTCTTGATATGCTTCAATGCCGTTACGGCTAATTCCGAGAACGCCTGGTTCTTGTCAATATAGACGAGAAGGTTAAACGCTTGATACAGGGCAAAGTAAACCGGGATCGCCATCGCATAGAAATCAATAAAAAAGAGCACTTTCACGTACGCCTGATCCGGATACAATTCCGCTGCATAGTTTCCGATCGCCGGCACCAAGAAGATGAACAGCGCAAGTATCGCAAGTCCAATTAGACAAACGACGATCTTTAAAAAGAGTGTTGTTCCTCGTTCCATAACGTACACCTCACCATGATAATTTCAGTTTGATTGTAGCATGGGGTTTATCGTTTTACAATAAATAATTACCGATTAAAATTATATAATTATCGCTGCAACATACAAAAGGCCATCCTCTAAAGGATGACCTTTCGCTAAGAAAACGGTGAGCTGCCTCTCCATGAATCATAAATCAGCTCGCCATCGCGCTTCATTTAAGATATCCATTGCTTCCGGTCCCCAATCAGGCCGAGCAGCTCGGGCAATTCCCTGATCGTCCATGCATCGCCGCCTGGTCGGCCAAGCGCCTCGTCTTCCTTCCAGACGCCGCGCATCCCTGCGCGCATGCTCGCTTCCACGTCGTTCACGGGATGGTCGCCGACGAAGACGGCTTCTCCCGGTTCGACGCCGAGCCGCCGCAGCGCCAGCTCGAAGATACGAACATCCGGCTTCCGTAACCCTTCGATTTCCGAAACGAGAATCGCATCGAAGTACCCCTCAATCCCCAAGCCGCGGATGTTGTTCATCTGGAAGACGCCGAACCCGTTCGTGATGATGCCCAGTTTAAGCCCTTGCAGCTTCAGTTCCTCCAGCATCCCGAGCAGCCCCGGAAACCCGATGCAGTGGTACTTGAAAGAGGAAACATAATCGTCCAACAGCTCCTGCCAATCCAGACTCAGCTTCCACTCTTCGATCAGCGCCTGATAGACGCGGTCTTTCCACACGTAGCCTTTCTGGTCCAGCTCAATGAAGCGATGGATAAACGCCTTTTTGCCGACGCTCCGGAACCCAGGCACGCGTTCGTATTGCTGTTCCAAGAACGACACCAACGACCGGTCGCGGTCCAGCAGCGTGCCGTCCAAGTCGAACAAGACTGCTTTCAGCATCCGCAGCATCCTTTCGTTCCGATATCATGCGCGTTCGGCTTTCCCTTACAGATAACGAGTCGTCCCATCGCCGCTGCCGATAATGACGGTATCGGTCATCTTCACGAATAATCCATGCTCCGCGACACCGGGAATCAAGTGCAGCTTGCCGCTCAAATCCGCCGGATTGTCGATGACAGGGAAAGCGCAATCGAGAATGAAGTTGCCGTTATCCGTCACGAACGTCTTGCCGTCGACGGTCCGAAGCGTTGGTTCGCAGCCCAAGGCCTGTACTTGTCTCCTCGTGAGCTCATAGGCGAACGGGATGACCTCCACCGGCAGCGGGAATGTCCCCAGCTTGCGGACAAGCTTCGATTCGTCGACGATGACGATGAATTTGGCGCTGTTCGCAGCCAGGATCTTCTCTCGGAGCAGCGCTCCGCCTCCGCCCTTGATCAGGTTCAACGCCTCGTCGACCTCGTCCGCGCCGTCGATCGTGACATCGATGCCTTCAATCGCGGCGAAGGGCGCGATGGGAATACCGAGCTGCCGCGCCAGTTCTTCCGAATGCATCGAGCTGGCTACGGCCCGGATGCCAAGCCCTTCCTTCACGCGGGCAGCGATGCGCTGAATGGCAAAGTAAGCCGTCGTGCCCGTTCCGAGGCCAACGGTCATGCCGTGTTCGATATGTTCGACGGCCTTCTCTGCCGCCAGTTGTTTTACGTTCATGGTTCAATCACCTTTTATCGTTATGTCTTAGGTCGTCTTCTGGTTCCTCTGTCTACCTGCCTCATTCTTTGACTAAATCAAGCCGTTTCATTCGGCGTAATGGCCTGAACGGCTTGAGGGGCCCTGCGCATGAAACGTCCTTCGCTGGGCTCGAAGCCGTATTGCTTGTACAGCCCATGGGCATCTTTCGTGCCGAGCAGGCCCGTCATATCCTCGTATTCGGGAGCGTGTACGATCGCATCGATCAGCTTTTTGCCCAGCCCCTGTCCCTGATAAGCTTCAAGGATAAACACGTCGCACAGATAATAGAACGTGGCCCCGTCCGTGACGACACGGGCAAAACCGACCTGCCGTCCCTCAAGGTATACGCCATAGCAGTCCGAGTTCGCGATGGATTTAATAATCCGCTCCTGCGGCCGGTTGCTTGCCCAGTAGCTTCTGGCCAAATAATCCAAAATAACGGCATGGTCCAGCTTGTCTTTGTTATCCGAAATGACATAGGCATCGAATACGATTTCCATCCCCTGCACCCCTTTATCGGTCCGGTCCGGTCTCATGGCGCAGCCGTCACCTGTTCAATCGTTCGCGAAGCCACGGCATCGCCTGCTCGTAATCGTTCCGGTAGCTGCCGAAGCTTGACGTCGGCTCGATCTCAAAACCTGTCTGCAAGTACAGGCCTACCGCCTTATAGCTCCAAGTCTGCGTATGCAAATAGACATCTTGCTTGCCTTCCGTGCGCGCCAGCGTCAGCAGGCATTGTCGAACGAGCGCTTTGCCTAGGCCAAGTCCTTGGAAGCCCGGCTTCACGGCAAGCCAGTGGAGCGAAGCTACTCGCCGATCCCCGTCGTCATTCCACCAAGCGGTAACGGTGCCCGCGTATTCGCCGTCTGGAGTTCTCGCGAACAAGACGCGTTCGGACAACTGGTCCCGCTCCGGCAAATATGCGTCGTGAAAATACCCCTTCGCCTCGCCACCATCTTCAAACTCTCCAACTGCAGCTTCAATGTCAGCCCAATGCGTTTCATCGCCTTCCGTGAAAGCAGCAAACGAATACCCGGCAGGCAGCACGGGAACCGGAACAGGCAGCGCGGCGCTTCGTTTCATGATCACGTTGAAATACGGAATCGACTTGTCCAGCATGTTGGATGCTCCTTCTTTACCCTATTCTTACAACGGGCGGGCGCGCGCACTCGCTAACAATCCCGCTTCAGCCTTGCAAACAGCACGGCATCCACGAAACGCCCCTTCTCATAGAAATAGTCCCGCAGCAGCCCCTCTTCGCGCAGGCCTGCTTTCTCCAGCAGCTTCCTCGAGCTTATATTATCCGGATCGATGAAGGCTTCAATGCGATTAAGCCCCATCGACTCGAACCCGTAAGGAATGACGCTGCCCAGTGCTTCGCTCATAATGCCTTGCTGCCAGTAGGCGGGCGATAATTCGTAGCCGATTTCCGCTTTCGCATGTTCCTTCGTCCAGCTATGAAACCCGCAGGTTCCGATGATACGGTCCTCGGATTTCAAGGCAATTCCCCAGCGGATGCCGTCCTGCCGATCGAATCGCTCGTTCCAGCGCTGGATAAGCGATGCCGCTTGCTGCTGCTCCGTGAAGCTGTCCAAATCGTAGTATTCGGTGACCTCGTCTTTTGCAAAATACGCGAACAGTTCTGGAGCATCCCCGAGCTTCAACTGGCGAAGTACGAGCCGTTCGGTCATTCGTATCGGAAAAGCCTGCACTCGCGATCCCTCGTTTCAATTCCATGTCGCTGCTCTTCATCGCTGCAATATGGACTTGCACCTATGCTTTCATTTCCCACGAATCATATCTCTTCGTTCTCCAATCCAGCACGCCGTGCCGGATCCAATCGAGCGCCGCCATAACCAGCGGAGATGCTTGATCCGCATCGATTTGGCTGATTGGAACCCATTCCGCCCCAAGCGAAT
It encodes:
- the rpiA gene encoding ribose-5-phosphate isomerase RpiA, whose amino-acid sequence is MNVKQLAAEKAVEHIEHGMTVGLGTGTTAYFAIQRIAARVKEGLGIRAVASSMHSEELARQLGIPIAPFAAIEGIDVTIDGADEVDEALNLIKGGGGALLREKILAANSAKFIVIVDESKLVRKLGTFPLPVEVIPFAYELTRRQVQALGCEPTLRTVDGKTFVTDNGNFILDCAFPVIDNPADLSGKLHLIPGVAEHGLFVKMTDTVIIGSGDGTTRYL
- a CDS encoding GNAT family N-acetyltransferase, with product MRPDRTDKGVQGMEIVFDAYVISDNKDKLDHAVILDYLARSYWASNRPQERIIKSIANSDCYGVYLEGRQVGFARVVTDGATFYYLCDVFILEAYQGQGLGKKLIDAIVHAPEYEDMTGLLGTKDAHGLYKQYGFEPSEGRFMRRAPQAVQAITPNETA
- a CDS encoding GNAT family N-acetyltransferase, whose amino-acid sequence is MLDKSIPYFNVIMKRSAALPVPVPVLPAGYSFAAFTEGDETHWADIEAAVGEFEDGGEAKGYFHDAYLPERDQLSERVLFARTPDGEYAGTVTAWWNDDGDRRVASLHWLAVKPGFQGLGLGKALVRQCLLTLARTEGKQDVYLHTQTWSYKAVGLYLQTGFEIEPTSSFGSYRNDYEQAMPWLRERLNR
- a CDS encoding GNAT family N-acetyltransferase, giving the protein MTERLVLRQLKLGDAPELFAYFAKDEVTEYYDLDSFTEQQQAASLIQRWNERFDRQDGIRWGIALKSEDRIIGTCGFHSWTKEHAKAEIGYELSPAYWQQGIMSEALGSVIPYGFESMGLNRIEAFIDPDNISSRKLLEKAGLREEGLLRDYFYEKGRFVDAVLFARLKRDC